TTGATTCACCTGCTTTTGCGCCTGCGTAATTTCAGCTTCGCCATTTATAATAATATTTTCAAGGTCATCAACTTGATTACTCAGCAACTTCAAACCTTCTTGGCGTTGCTGTTCATTATCTAACGTATTGCTCAATTCAATATGATAACGCCTGATCAAAGATGTTAGCTCAGACAATGCATCTTCGCTCATATCTTCTTTATCATCCTCATCGGCAAAAAAGTCATCTTCATCACCGCTATCATCACTGTAAATTTCTAATAATGGCTTTGTCGAAAGTTGATCAACTAAATCTTTGAGTGCTTGAAGTGGAAACGATAATGAATCACTGTTGGCTTTCTGTTGAGCAAACATGTTTTCTCTACTGTCCACTAAATCAAATAAAGCAGTCGCTAAACGATTGGTTAATTGTAAATAAGCTTGCTTGTTCGCGGCATCTAGTACTTCAGTTTGTTCTACATAACCAGCTAGCTGCTGATTAATCGCTGAAATACCTCGTTCGCCATTGCGCAATAGAGCAAGAGGGTCTCCACTTAATTTGCCCATTGCACGATATTTAGTTGCGATTTCTTTTTTAAGACCCCTTGCCTTAGTTGTAATGCCAGCAGCAAGCTGAGATAACGACAACTGCTCAGCGTTGATAATAATATCATCAAGAATAGCTTCAGCTTCGGTCAATTGACTAGCATCTCCAGACTCTAAATACCGTCTAACCGTACGACTAAAATTAACCGTAATTAATGATTTTAACTGCTGGTACTGATCATATTGCTTTCTACTTTGTGACAGTGATTCACTCACTTGATACATCGTCGCAAGAAAAATAACAGCAAAAGCACTGATTGCAATGACGGAAGAACGGGAAAAAGTAGAGACGCGCACAACATTACCTACAACTATAATAAGTGAGTAGGCATTCTCGTTAAGTATTATGACAATTAAGTTACAAAAAAATGACACTTTTATGTCAAAAGGTCATTATAGATTCATTCCGTCACATTAATATGACAGCTTTATGATAACGCTGGCAAACAAAACAAATTACAATTGATTTAATTAATTTCAGCCTTTGGAATAGCGCGATTTACATAAACATCAAAACGGTTTTTCTTCATTTTAATACTGGTAGATGGCTTTTTTGAGGCTAAGTTTTCTGCATAGCTAGGACGCTTCACAACAACACGATATTGCGCGATATCTAGGGCTGGTGCTAATAAAGCATCGCTGTCTACGTCTTCACCGACGAGTGATTGAAACACGCGCATTTCTTTTTTAACCGCGGCAGACTTTTCCCTATGAGGGTACATTGGATCTAAATAAACCACATCAATATCACTTTCGTGTGTCATATTATCAATAGATGAAGCAAACATTAGTGACATACGATCAGTAATGTCATTCACATCAACACTCAAAGCCGCGCGCTGTAAGCCATCGTCAAGTAATGCAGCAACCACAGGGTTACGCTCGATCATTTTTACTTCGCAGCCTAGTGTTGCTAATACAAAAGCGTCTCGGCCTAAACCTGCGGTTGCATCTAACACGCATGGGGTAAAGCCATGCTTTAAACCGACTGCTTTTGCAATGTCTTGCCCACGGCCACCTCCAAATTTACGGCGGTGTGCGGTTGCGCCTGAGACAAAATCAACCGCAATTGCACCAAGCTTTGGTTCATCGAGTTTGATCAACTCTAGGCGTTGAATATTGACTTGTAACAAAAATATAAGCGAAGGAAAGTTTACTGCCGACGCAACGTCGCCAATATAATCA
The Thalassotalea hakodatensis genome window above contains:
- a CDS encoding class I SAM-dependent methyltransferase; its protein translation is MDAEKAKVIAAKWGFDYIGDVASAVNFPSLIFLLQVNIQRLELIKLDEPKLGAIAVDFVSGATAHRRKFGGGRGQDIAKAVGLKHGFTPCVLDATAGLGRDAFVLATLGCEVKMIERNPVVAALLDDGLQRAALSVDVNDITDRMSLMFASSIDNMTHESDIDVVYLDPMYPHREKSAAVKKEMRVFQSLVGEDVDSDALLAPALDIAQYRVVVKRPSYAENLASKKPSTSIKMKKNRFDVYVNRAIPKAEIN